One part of the Pseudomonadota bacterium genome encodes these proteins:
- a CDS encoding DUF2442 domain-containing protein, producing MSTSAIEIEVPFAENVMVSDDTLCVDLSDGRSISVPLAWYPRLSHGSAVERKRWRLIGRGVGIRWEDLDEDISVEGLLAGRPSGESQGSFSTWLVKRLSRRTTRSPRTRGKAPRER from the coding sequence ATGAGTACTTCGGCCATTGAGATTGAAGTCCCCTTCGCCGAAAACGTTATGGTGTCGGACGACACGCTTTGTGTAGACCTTAGCGACGGGCGAAGTATTTCTGTTCCACTCGCATGGTATCCGCGGCTGTCGCACGGTTCAGCGGTTGAGCGGAAGCGTTGGCGCCTGATCGGCCGAGGAGTAGGCATTCGTTGGGAGGATCTCGACGAGGACATTAGCGTCGAAGGTCTATTGGCGGGCCGGCCGTCGGGTGAAAGCCAAGGTTCATTTAGCACATGGCTGGTGAAACGGTTATCGCGCCGAACAACGCGCTCACCTCGGACGCGCGGAAAAGCGCCGCGCGAACGTTAG